One Aegilops tauschii subsp. strangulata cultivar AL8/78 chromosome 7, Aet v6.0, whole genome shotgun sequence genomic window carries:
- the LOC109753877 gene encoding uncharacterized protein isoform X1: MAGGRQSEISIDLTSINTMGTQVPENGSSEVSRGVFGIGTVSMRQHPINGSSNRNLLPPGHESSSSNNDDFELLWGHRKYLVLLGVLAVGVTYNAGLTPPGGSWTLNKDGHDAGDPVMHDGFSERYEVFFYCNATAFAASLVLIILLLSKSVTRKRMWLHSMQLTMILDLFSLLGAYAAGSCRALKSSIYIWVLVFAVITYVGIHTLVSTRFIPRKLKQNLQRMINTVLIKRGFLVRQVSIPLENVEEARKFILTLVIFAATITYQAGLNPPGGFWAENDHGSNKVHMAFPPYKHHPATSVLRSNYLGRYNIFIVSNSTSFVASLVIIILLLSPKLSGHGIRTKAVIVCVVVDLSCLIVAYAAGCCREVATSFYVVFIIVIVWISFAILAGFFVCRPVANWLQKVKTSSLCCVEKLGRALSLSFSRHRPSNAEQENSYASNHHSSVRSTDTPAEDNTPEPQDQPADNQQLPNIREDESHEEHAPAEERNQISDDEEAVNHSQHLSGNSQQSTNIEVVASNAECPSTHVQCVANPECQSTDVEQNMPVRQSNGDTSHDIVDEGLSAPAEATGNADSAEQNNLVEDNNPSTEILFSDDHPIHSENVHTDSNQVPNQNADDIRTEKHLKKTRTCMLLLAILAVSLAYQSGLNPPGGFWSRSKDHHSAADRILEDTHHRRFIAFFYLNAIAFVASIVMITLLLNKMVSNKVTKRRALPITMIVVLLSLTGAFAVGNCREAKKTIFISALVCSVLAYVLIHVLIAVHIIPPEWRRQVAEMLEHSVSHFCSVPRQLGHTQTGGDTSEKELGRRRNLLLTIAILAVTVTYQAGMNPPGGVWSDDKDATGTPGNPILQDTHPKRYDVFYYSNSVSFVSSVVVTILLVNKESCEYGIKSYALRVCLVAGLLGLLIAYVAGSCRNIKQSIYLSIIAMAVLVSLLIQVLLSSMHVTLGRPLAKCLVFLHNLLFHAEGERVITPVRPEASVVEEKEVRKRHKYLMLLAILAASIAYQAGLNPPGGFWSDDEGHVPGNPVLRDINHRRYKIFFCFNSFAFMASIVVILLLLSKSIRKKAVPLGVLHLIMILDMLALMTAFAAGSCRKLRTSVYVYALVGGVVVILLLLIIVSSAIAKYRKAREGSGINSPRRPEPVSGANTPA; encoded by the coding sequence ATGGCAGGTGGCAGGCAGTCCGAAATCAGCATTGATCTGACCAGCATCAACACCATGGGTACCCAGGTACCAGAGAATGGTTCGAGTGAAGTCAGCAGAGGTGTTTTTGGAATTGGTACTGTCAGCATGCGGCAACATCCCATCAATGGCTCCTCCAACAGAAATTTATTACCCCCTGGCCATGAATCCAGCTCCAGCAACAATGATGATTTTGAGCTCTTGTGGGGACATCGTAAATATTTGGTACTTCTTGGAGTCCTAGCAGTTGGTGTGACATACAATGCTGGATTAACACCACCAGGGGGATCGTGGACACTAAACAAGGATGGTCATGATGCTGGTGACCCTGTCATGCATGATGGCTTTTCTGAACGATATGAGGTGTTCTTTTACTGCAATGCAACAGCCTTCGCTGCATCTCTTGTCTTAATCATCTTGCTTCTCAGTAAGAGTGTGACAAGGAAGAGAATGTGGCTCCACTCAATGCAATTAACCATGATATTGGACCTATTCAGCCTGCTGGGAGCTTATGCTGCCGGGAGTTGCAGGGCACTCAAGTCATCCATTTACATCTGGGTTCTAGTCTTTGCGGTCATCACATATGTTGGGATCCATACCCTAGTATCCACAAGGTTTATTCCAAGAAAATTGAAACAGAATCTGCAGAGAATGATAAATACAGTTCTAATCAAACGGGGTTTCCTTGTGAGGCAAGTGAGCATCCCTCTAGAGAACGTTGAGGAGGCTCGCAAGTTCATTTTGACGCTTGTAATTTTTGCTGCTACTATCACATACCAAGCAGGATTGAATCCACCAGGCGGCTTTTGGGCTGAAAATGACCATGGTTCTAACAAGGTGCATATGGCCTTTCCTCCTTACAAGCATCATCCGGCTACTTCTGTCCTCCGGAGTAACTACCTTGGTCGTTATAATATATTCATCGTTTCCAATTCAACTTCCTTCGTGGCATCTTTGGTCATAATCATACTGCTTCTGAGCCCAAAACTGAGTGGACATGGAATAAGGACCAAAGCAGTGATTGTATGTGTGGTAGTGGACCTATCGTGCCTAATTGTTGCGTATGCTGCAGGATGTTGTAGAGAGGTAGCAACATCATTCTATGTGGTGTTTATCATCGTCATAGTTTGGATCTCCTTTGCAATTTTAGCTGGATTCTTTGTTTGCAGGCCTGTAGCAAATTGGCTACAAAAGGTCAAAACAAGCAGCCTGTGTTGCGTGGAAAAATTGGGCCGTGCACTTTCGTTGAGCTTTAGTAGACACAGACCTAGCAATGCAGAGCAGGAGAATTCTTATGCAAGCAATCATCATTCTTCAGTCCGTTCAACTGATACACCTGCAGAAGATAATACCCCTGAACCACAAGACCAGCCTGCAGACAATCAGCAACTTCCAAATATCAGAGAGGATGAGTCCCATGAGGAGCATGCACCTGCAGAAGAAAGAAATCAAATTTCAGATGATGAAGAGGCTGTGAATCACTCACAGCATCTGTCAGGGAACAGCCAGCAATCAACAAATATCGAGGTTGTTGCGTCCAACGCGGAGTGTCCGTCTACACATGTCCAGTGTGTTGCAAATCCGGAGTGTCAGTCTACAGATGTTGAGCAAAATATGCCGGTCAGGCAGAGTAACGGAGACACTAGTCATGACATAGTGGATGAAGGGCTTTCTGCACCTGCGGAAGCCACTGGCAATGCAGACTCTGCTGAACAAAACAATCTGGTTGAAGATAATAACCCTAGTACTGAGATTCTTTTCAGTGATGATCATCCTATACATTCTGAGAATGTACATACTGACAGCAATCAAGTACCCAATCAAAATGCTGATGACATTCGAACTGAGAAGCATCTGAAGAAGACCCGCACATGTATGCTGCTTCTTGCCATTCTTGCAGTATCTCTGGCATACCAATCAGGCCTGAATCCACCAGGTGGCTTCTGGTCAAGAAGTAAAGATCATCATTCAGCTGCTGATCGCATCCTTGAGGACACCCATCATCGCCGGTTCATTGCATTCTTCTATCTCAATGCAATCGCCTTTGTGGCATCCATTGTCATGATCACTTTGCTCTTGAACAAGATGGTGAGCAACAAGGTTACCAAACGGCGTGCATTGCCAATAACGATGATAGTGGTCCTACTTTCCCTAACCGGAGCTTTTGCTGTGGGGAACTGCAGGGAGGCAAAGAAGACTATTTTCATATCAGCGCTTGTATGCAGTGTACTTGCTTATGTTCTCATTCATGTCTTGATAGCAGTACATATAATTCCTCCAGAATGGAGAAGGCAGGTGGCAGAGATGCTAGAGCACTCAGTTAGTCATTTTTGCTCAGTGCCGCGTCAATTAGGCCACACCCAGACTGGGGGTGATACTAGTGAGAAGGAGTTGGGAAGAAGACGTAATCTGCTATTGACCATTGCTATTTTAGCTGTGACTGTCACATACCAAGCTGGCATGAACCCTCCAGGAGGCGTCTGGTCTGATGACAAAGATGCCACGGGAACTCCAGGCAATCCAATCCTTCAGGATACCCATCCAAAACGCTATGATGTGTTCTACTACTCAAATTCAGTTTCATTTGTGTCATCTGTGGTCGTCACAATATTACTTGTGAATAAGGAATCCTGTGAGTATGGAATCAAGTCCTATGCACTGCGAGTGTGTTTGGTGGCGGGATTGCTTGGCCTCCTCATTGCCTATGTTGCAGGAAGTTGCAGAAATATTAAACAGTCCATCTATCTGAGCATCATTGCTATGGCAGTTCTAGTCTCCCTTCTGATTCAGGTTCTGCTCTCTTCGATGCATGTCACACTAGGAAGACCATTGGCTAAGTGTCTAGTATTTCTACACAATCTTCTCTTTCATGCAGAGGGTGAACGAGTAATCACTCCCGTGAGGCCAGAAGCTTCAGTTGTCGAAGAAAAAGAAGTGAGAAAGAGACACAAGTATCTGATGCTTCTTGCAATTTTAGCAGCATCGATCGCATACCAAGCTGGTCTGAACCCACCTGGTGGATTCTGGTCTGATGATGAGGGCCATGTACCAGGCAATCCCGTCCTTCGTGATATTAATCACCGACGGTACAAGATATTCTTCTGCTTCAATTCTTTCGCATTCATGGCATCCATTGTCGTGATCCTGCTTCTGTTGAGTAAATCTATCAGGAAGAAGGCTGTGCCACTTGGGGTGTTGCACTTGATTATGATACTGGATATGCTGGCTCTCATGACAGCTTTTGCTGCGGGAAGCTGCCGCAAATTGAGGACTTCAGTGTATGTCTATGCACTAGTTGGCGGCGTTGTAGTAATCCTGCTGCTCCTAATTATTGTGTCAAGTGCAATTGCAAAATATCGGAAGGCAAGAGAGGGAAGTGGGATTAACTCCCCGAGACGTCCTGAACCTGTTTCAGGAGCAAACACACCGGCATGA
- the LOC109753877 gene encoding uncharacterized protein isoform X3, which yields MAGGRQSEISIDLTSINTMGTQVPENGSSEVSRGVFGIGTVSMRQHPINGSSNRNLLPPGHESSSSNNDDFELLWGHRKYLVLLGVLAVGVTYNAGLTPPGGSWTLNKDGHDAGDPVMHDGFSERYEVFFYCNATAFAASLVLIILLLSKSVTRKRMWLHSMQLTMILDLFSLLGAYAAGSCRALKSSIYIWVLVFAVITYVGIHTLVSTRFIPRKLKQNLQRMINTVLIKRGFLVRQVSIPLENVEEARKFILTLVIFAATITYQAGLNPPGGFWAENDHGSNKVHMAFPPYKHHPATSVLRSNYLGRYNIFIVSNSTSFVASLVIIILLLSPKLSGHGIRTKAVIVCVVVDLSCLIVAYAAGCCREVATSFYVVFIIVIVWISFAILAGFFVCRPVANWLQKVKTSSLCCVEKLGRALSLSFSRHRPSNAEQENSYASNHHSSVRSTDTPAEDNTPEPQDQPADNQQLPNIREDESHEEHAPAEERNQISDDEEAVNHSQHLSGNSQQSTNIEVVASNAECPSTHVQCVANPECQSTDVEQNMPVRQSNGDTSHDIVDEGLSAPAEATGNADSAEQNNLVEDNNPSTEILFSDDHPIHSENVHTDSNQVPNQNADDIRTEKHLKKTRTCMLLLAILAVSLAYQSGLNPPGGFWSRSKDHHSAADRILEDTHHRRFIAFFYLNAIAFVASIVMITLLLNKMVSNKVTKRRALPITMIVVLLSLTGAFAVGNCREAKKTIFISALVCSVLAYVLIHVLIAVHIIPPEWRRQVAEMLEHSVSHFCSVPRQLGHTQTGGDTSEKELGRRRNLLLTIAILAVTVTYQAGMNPPGGVWSDDKDATGTPGNPILQDTHPKRYDVFYYSNSVSFVSSVVVTILLVNKESCEYGIKSYALRVCLVAGLLGLLIAYVAGSCRNIKQSIYLSIIAMAVLVSLLIQVLLSSMHVTLGRPLAKCLVFLHNLLFHAEGERVITPVRPEASVVEEKEVRKRHKYLMLLAILAASIAYQAGLNPPGGFWSDDEGHVPGNPVLRDINHRRFCCGKLPQIEDFSVCLCTSWRRCSNPAAPNYCVKCNCKISEGKRGKWD from the exons ATGGCAGGTGGCAGGCAGTCCGAAATCAGCATTGATCTGACCAGCATCAACACCATGGGTACCCAGGTACCAGAGAATGGTTCGAGTGAAGTCAGCAGAGGTGTTTTTGGAATTGGTACTGTCAGCATGCGGCAACATCCCATCAATGGCTCCTCCAACAGAAATTTATTACCCCCTGGCCATGAATCCAGCTCCAGCAACAATGATGATTTTGAGCTCTTGTGGGGACATCGTAAATATTTGGTACTTCTTGGAGTCCTAGCAGTTGGTGTGACATACAATGCTGGATTAACACCACCAGGGGGATCGTGGACACTAAACAAGGATGGTCATGATGCTGGTGACCCTGTCATGCATGATGGCTTTTCTGAACGATATGAGGTGTTCTTTTACTGCAATGCAACAGCCTTCGCTGCATCTCTTGTCTTAATCATCTTGCTTCTCAGTAAGAGTGTGACAAGGAAGAGAATGTGGCTCCACTCAATGCAATTAACCATGATATTGGACCTATTCAGCCTGCTGGGAGCTTATGCTGCCGGGAGTTGCAGGGCACTCAAGTCATCCATTTACATCTGGGTTCTAGTCTTTGCGGTCATCACATATGTTGGGATCCATACCCTAGTATCCACAAGGTTTATTCCAAGAAAATTGAAACAGAATCTGCAGAGAATGATAAATACAGTTCTAATCAAACGGGGTTTCCTTGTGAGGCAAGTGAGCATCCCTCTAGAGAACGTTGAGGAGGCTCGCAAGTTCATTTTGACGCTTGTAATTTTTGCTGCTACTATCACATACCAAGCAGGATTGAATCCACCAGGCGGCTTTTGGGCTGAAAATGACCATGGTTCTAACAAGGTGCATATGGCCTTTCCTCCTTACAAGCATCATCCGGCTACTTCTGTCCTCCGGAGTAACTACCTTGGTCGTTATAATATATTCATCGTTTCCAATTCAACTTCCTTCGTGGCATCTTTGGTCATAATCATACTGCTTCTGAGCCCAAAACTGAGTGGACATGGAATAAGGACCAAAGCAGTGATTGTATGTGTGGTAGTGGACCTATCGTGCCTAATTGTTGCGTATGCTGCAGGATGTTGTAGAGAGGTAGCAACATCATTCTATGTGGTGTTTATCATCGTCATAGTTTGGATCTCCTTTGCAATTTTAGCTGGATTCTTTGTTTGCAGGCCTGTAGCAAATTGGCTACAAAAGGTCAAAACAAGCAGCCTGTGTTGCGTGGAAAAATTGGGCCGTGCACTTTCGTTGAGCTTTAGTAGACACAGACCTAGCAATGCAGAGCAGGAGAATTCTTATGCAAGCAATCATCATTCTTCAGTCCGTTCAACTGATACACCTGCAGAAGATAATACCCCTGAACCACAAGACCAGCCTGCAGACAATCAGCAACTTCCAAATATCAGAGAGGATGAGTCCCATGAGGAGCATGCACCTGCAGAAGAAAGAAATCAAATTTCAGATGATGAAGAGGCTGTGAATCACTCACAGCATCTGTCAGGGAACAGCCAGCAATCAACAAATATCGAGGTTGTTGCGTCCAACGCGGAGTGTCCGTCTACACATGTCCAGTGTGTTGCAAATCCGGAGTGTCAGTCTACAGATGTTGAGCAAAATATGCCGGTCAGGCAGAGTAACGGAGACACTAGTCATGACATAGTGGATGAAGGGCTTTCTGCACCTGCGGAAGCCACTGGCAATGCAGACTCTGCTGAACAAAACAATCTGGTTGAAGATAATAACCCTAGTACTGAGATTCTTTTCAGTGATGATCATCCTATACATTCTGAGAATGTACATACTGACAGCAATCAAGTACCCAATCAAAATGCTGATGACATTCGAACTGAGAAGCATCTGAAGAAGACCCGCACATGTATGCTGCTTCTTGCCATTCTTGCAGTATCTCTGGCATACCAATCAGGCCTGAATCCACCAGGTGGCTTCTGGTCAAGAAGTAAAGATCATCATTCAGCTGCTGATCGCATCCTTGAGGACACCCATCATCGCCGGTTCATTGCATTCTTCTATCTCAATGCAATCGCCTTTGTGGCATCCATTGTCATGATCACTTTGCTCTTGAACAAGATGGTGAGCAACAAGGTTACCAAACGGCGTGCATTGCCAATAACGATGATAGTGGTCCTACTTTCCCTAACCGGAGCTTTTGCTGTGGGGAACTGCAGGGAGGCAAAGAAGACTATTTTCATATCAGCGCTTGTATGCAGTGTACTTGCTTATGTTCTCATTCATGTCTTGATAGCAGTACATATAATTCCTCCAGAATGGAGAAGGCAGGTGGCAGAGATGCTAGAGCACTCAGTTAGTCATTTTTGCTCAGTGCCGCGTCAATTAGGCCACACCCAGACTGGGGGTGATACTAGTGAGAAGGAGTTGGGAAGAAGACGTAATCTGCTATTGACCATTGCTATTTTAGCTGTGACTGTCACATACCAAGCTGGCATGAACCCTCCAGGAGGCGTCTGGTCTGATGACAAAGATGCCACGGGAACTCCAGGCAATCCAATCCTTCAGGATACCCATCCAAAACGCTATGATGTGTTCTACTACTCAAATTCAGTTTCATTTGTGTCATCTGTGGTCGTCACAATATTACTTGTGAATAAGGAATCCTGTGAGTATGGAATCAAGTCCTATGCACTGCGAGTGTGTTTGGTGGCGGGATTGCTTGGCCTCCTCATTGCCTATGTTGCAGGAAGTTGCAGAAATATTAAACAGTCCATCTATCTGAGCATCATTGCTATGGCAGTTCTAGTCTCCCTTCTGATTCAGGTTCTGCTCTCTTCGATGCATGTCACACTAGGAAGACCATTGGCTAAGTGTCTAGTATTTCTACACAATCTTCTCTTTCATGCAGAGGGTGAACGAGTAATCACTCCCGTGAGGCCAGAAGCTTCAGTTGTCGAAGAAAAAGAAGTGAGAAAGAGACACAAGTATCTGATGCTTCTTGCAATTTTAGCAGCATCGATCGCATACCAAGCTGGTCTGAACCCACCTGGTGGATTCTGGTCTGATGATGAGGGCCATGTACCAGGCAATCCCGTCCTTCGTGATATTAATCACCGACG CTTTTGCTGCGGGAAGCTGCCGCAAATTGAGGACTTCAGTGTATGTCTATGCACTAGTTGGCGGCGTTGTAGTAATCCTGCTGCTCCTAATTATTGTGTCAAGTGCAATTGCAAAATATCGGAAGGCAAGAGAGGGAAGTGGGATTAA
- the LOC109753877 gene encoding uncharacterized protein isoform X2, with amino-acid sequence MAGGRQSEISIDLTSINTMGTQVPENGSSEVSRGVFGIGTVSMRQHPINGSSNRNLLPPGHESSSSNNDDFELLWGHRKYLVLLGVLAVGVTYNAGLTPPGGSWTLNKDGHDAGDPVMHDGFSERYEVFFYCNATAFAASLVLIILLLSKSVTRKRMWLHSMQLTMILDLFSLLGAYAAGSCRALKSSIYIWVLVFAVITYVGIHTLVSTRFIPRKLKQNLQRMINTVLIKRGFLVRQVSIPLENVEEARKFILTLVIFAATITYQAGLNPPGGFWAENDHGSNKVHMAFPPYKHHPATSVLRSNYLGRYNIFIVSNSTSFVASLVIIILLLSPKLSGHGIRTKAVIVCVVVDLSCLIVAYAAGCCREVATSFYVVFIIVIVWISFAILAGFFVCRPVANWLQKVKTSSLCCVEKLGRALSLSFSRHRPSNAEQENSYASNHHSSVRSTDTPAEDNTPEPQDQPADNQQLPNIREDESHEEHAPAEERNQISDDEEAVNHSQHLSGNSQQSTNIEVVASNAECPSTHVQCVANPECQSTDVEQNMPVRQSNGDTSHDIVDEGLSAPAEATGNADSAEQNNLVEDNNPSTEILFSDDHPIHSENVHTDSNQVPNQNADDIRTEKHLKKTRTCMLLLAILAVSLAYQSGLNPPGGFWSRSKDHHSAADRILEDTHHRRFIAFFYLNAIAFVASIVMITLLLNKMVSNKVTKRRALPITMIVVLLSLTGAFAVGNCREAKKTIFISALVCSVLAYVLIHVLIAVHIIPPEWRRQVAEMLEHSVSHFCSVPRQLGHTQTGGDTSEKELGRRRNLLLTIAILAVTVTYQAGMNPPGGVWSDDKDATGTPGNPILQDTHPKRYDVFYYSNSVSFVSSVVVTILLVNKESCEYGIKSYALRVCLVAGLLGLLIAYVAGSCRNIKQSIYLSIIAMAVLVSLLIQVLLSSMHVTLGRPLAKCLVFLHNLLFHAEGERVITPVRPEASVVEEKEVRKRHKYLMLLAILAASIAYQAGLNPPGGFWSDDEGHVPGNPVLRDINHRRKKAVPLGVLHLIMILDMLALMTAFAAGSCRKLRTSVYVYALVGGVVVILLLLIIVSSAIAKYRKAREGSGINSPRRPEPVSGANTPA; translated from the exons ATGGCAGGTGGCAGGCAGTCCGAAATCAGCATTGATCTGACCAGCATCAACACCATGGGTACCCAGGTACCAGAGAATGGTTCGAGTGAAGTCAGCAGAGGTGTTTTTGGAATTGGTACTGTCAGCATGCGGCAACATCCCATCAATGGCTCCTCCAACAGAAATTTATTACCCCCTGGCCATGAATCCAGCTCCAGCAACAATGATGATTTTGAGCTCTTGTGGGGACATCGTAAATATTTGGTACTTCTTGGAGTCCTAGCAGTTGGTGTGACATACAATGCTGGATTAACACCACCAGGGGGATCGTGGACACTAAACAAGGATGGTCATGATGCTGGTGACCCTGTCATGCATGATGGCTTTTCTGAACGATATGAGGTGTTCTTTTACTGCAATGCAACAGCCTTCGCTGCATCTCTTGTCTTAATCATCTTGCTTCTCAGTAAGAGTGTGACAAGGAAGAGAATGTGGCTCCACTCAATGCAATTAACCATGATATTGGACCTATTCAGCCTGCTGGGAGCTTATGCTGCCGGGAGTTGCAGGGCACTCAAGTCATCCATTTACATCTGGGTTCTAGTCTTTGCGGTCATCACATATGTTGGGATCCATACCCTAGTATCCACAAGGTTTATTCCAAGAAAATTGAAACAGAATCTGCAGAGAATGATAAATACAGTTCTAATCAAACGGGGTTTCCTTGTGAGGCAAGTGAGCATCCCTCTAGAGAACGTTGAGGAGGCTCGCAAGTTCATTTTGACGCTTGTAATTTTTGCTGCTACTATCACATACCAAGCAGGATTGAATCCACCAGGCGGCTTTTGGGCTGAAAATGACCATGGTTCTAACAAGGTGCATATGGCCTTTCCTCCTTACAAGCATCATCCGGCTACTTCTGTCCTCCGGAGTAACTACCTTGGTCGTTATAATATATTCATCGTTTCCAATTCAACTTCCTTCGTGGCATCTTTGGTCATAATCATACTGCTTCTGAGCCCAAAACTGAGTGGACATGGAATAAGGACCAAAGCAGTGATTGTATGTGTGGTAGTGGACCTATCGTGCCTAATTGTTGCGTATGCTGCAGGATGTTGTAGAGAGGTAGCAACATCATTCTATGTGGTGTTTATCATCGTCATAGTTTGGATCTCCTTTGCAATTTTAGCTGGATTCTTTGTTTGCAGGCCTGTAGCAAATTGGCTACAAAAGGTCAAAACAAGCAGCCTGTGTTGCGTGGAAAAATTGGGCCGTGCACTTTCGTTGAGCTTTAGTAGACACAGACCTAGCAATGCAGAGCAGGAGAATTCTTATGCAAGCAATCATCATTCTTCAGTCCGTTCAACTGATACACCTGCAGAAGATAATACCCCTGAACCACAAGACCAGCCTGCAGACAATCAGCAACTTCCAAATATCAGAGAGGATGAGTCCCATGAGGAGCATGCACCTGCAGAAGAAAGAAATCAAATTTCAGATGATGAAGAGGCTGTGAATCACTCACAGCATCTGTCAGGGAACAGCCAGCAATCAACAAATATCGAGGTTGTTGCGTCCAACGCGGAGTGTCCGTCTACACATGTCCAGTGTGTTGCAAATCCGGAGTGTCAGTCTACAGATGTTGAGCAAAATATGCCGGTCAGGCAGAGTAACGGAGACACTAGTCATGACATAGTGGATGAAGGGCTTTCTGCACCTGCGGAAGCCACTGGCAATGCAGACTCTGCTGAACAAAACAATCTGGTTGAAGATAATAACCCTAGTACTGAGATTCTTTTCAGTGATGATCATCCTATACATTCTGAGAATGTACATACTGACAGCAATCAAGTACCCAATCAAAATGCTGATGACATTCGAACTGAGAAGCATCTGAAGAAGACCCGCACATGTATGCTGCTTCTTGCCATTCTTGCAGTATCTCTGGCATACCAATCAGGCCTGAATCCACCAGGTGGCTTCTGGTCAAGAAGTAAAGATCATCATTCAGCTGCTGATCGCATCCTTGAGGACACCCATCATCGCCGGTTCATTGCATTCTTCTATCTCAATGCAATCGCCTTTGTGGCATCCATTGTCATGATCACTTTGCTCTTGAACAAGATGGTGAGCAACAAGGTTACCAAACGGCGTGCATTGCCAATAACGATGATAGTGGTCCTACTTTCCCTAACCGGAGCTTTTGCTGTGGGGAACTGCAGGGAGGCAAAGAAGACTATTTTCATATCAGCGCTTGTATGCAGTGTACTTGCTTATGTTCTCATTCATGTCTTGATAGCAGTACATATAATTCCTCCAGAATGGAGAAGGCAGGTGGCAGAGATGCTAGAGCACTCAGTTAGTCATTTTTGCTCAGTGCCGCGTCAATTAGGCCACACCCAGACTGGGGGTGATACTAGTGAGAAGGAGTTGGGAAGAAGACGTAATCTGCTATTGACCATTGCTATTTTAGCTGTGACTGTCACATACCAAGCTGGCATGAACCCTCCAGGAGGCGTCTGGTCTGATGACAAAGATGCCACGGGAACTCCAGGCAATCCAATCCTTCAGGATACCCATCCAAAACGCTATGATGTGTTCTACTACTCAAATTCAGTTTCATTTGTGTCATCTGTGGTCGTCACAATATTACTTGTGAATAAGGAATCCTGTGAGTATGGAATCAAGTCCTATGCACTGCGAGTGTGTTTGGTGGCGGGATTGCTTGGCCTCCTCATTGCCTATGTTGCAGGAAGTTGCAGAAATATTAAACAGTCCATCTATCTGAGCATCATTGCTATGGCAGTTCTAGTCTCCCTTCTGATTCAGGTTCTGCTCTCTTCGATGCATGTCACACTAGGAAGACCATTGGCTAAGTGTCTAGTATTTCTACACAATCTTCTCTTTCATGCAGAGGGTGAACGAGTAATCACTCCCGTGAGGCCAGAAGCTTCAGTTGTCGAAGAAAAAGAAGTGAGAAAGAGACACAAGTATCTGATGCTTCTTGCAATTTTAGCAGCATCGATCGCATACCAAGCTGGTCTGAACCCACCTGGTGGATTCTGGTCTGATGATGAGGGCCATGTACCAGGCAATCCCGTCCTTCGTGATATTAATCACCGACG GAAGAAGGCTGTGCCACTTGGGGTGTTGCACTTGATTATGATACTGGATATGCTGGCTCTCATGACAGCTTTTGCTGCGGGAAGCTGCCGCAAATTGAGGACTTCAGTGTATGTCTATGCACTAGTTGGCGGCGTTGTAGTAATCCTGCTGCTCCTAATTATTGTGTCAAGTGCAATTGCAAAATATCGGAAGGCAAGAGAGGGAAGTGGGATTAACTCCCCGAGACGTCCTGAACCTGTTTCAGGAGCAAACACACCGGCATGA